DNA from Algisphaera agarilytica:
GTCGGGGGTGTCTTCGATCACGACCTTCACCGTGCGGGTGAGCTTGAGGTGGGCCTGGTCGATGGGGATGACCTTGTCGACGATGATGTTGGGTTCTTCGCGCCTTCGGTCGACCTTGCCCTGCAGGAACACCACGGCGTCCATCTCCAAGGCGTTGCTGCAGGTCGCATAGGTGTCGGCGAAACACACCGCGTCGATCTTGTTGGACTTGCTGTCTTCGAGGGTGAGCATCGCCATCTTGCTGCCGGCGGATCGACCGTTCTTCACCATGGTCGGGCGGACGCGGCTGAGCATGCCGCCGACGATGATTTCTTGTTGGGCGGGCAGGCCGTAGATATCGGGGATGGAGGTTTGGCTGAACCGCTCGAGTTGCTCGGCGTATTCCTGCAGCGGGTGGCTCGAAACATAAAGCCCCATGACTTCCTTCTCGAAGTCGAGGCATTCCTTCTTGGTCCACTCCGGGCACTCGGCCAGGGTCTTCACCGGCTGGGTTTTTTCTTCTTCCTTGCGCTGCGCATCCACGTCGCCGAAGAGGAAGCTGCCGCTGGAGCGGAGCTCGGCTTCTTGTGCGCCTGACTTCATGGCTTCTTCGATCGAGGCGACCATGGCCGAGCGTTTCTCGATGCCGTGCAGGGCGTCGAACGCGCCGCATTTGATGAGCGCTTCGACGGAGGAGCGGTTGATGACTTTGCTCGACACGCGTTCGCAGAAGTCGTAGAGCGAGGTGAACGGGCCGTTGGCGCGGCGTTCGTCGATCATCGACTGGATGGCTTTGACGCCCAGGCCTTTGACGGCGCTGAGCCCGAAGCGGATGTGGCCGTGGTTGGGGTCGCGTTTTTCGCCGGGGGCGTAGACGACGGTAAAGGCGACGTCGGACAGGTTGATGTCAGGCGGCTTGACCTCGACGCCGCGCTGGCCGTTGGGCAGCAGGACCTTCTTGCATTCGTCGATGTACTCGACGACTTTCTCGGTGTTCACCGATTCGTAGGTGAGCACCGCGGCCATGTACTGGATGGGGAAGTAGGTCTTGAGGTAGGCCGTCTGGTAGGCGACGATCGCGTAGCCGGTGGAGTGTGACTTGTTGAAGCCGTAGCCGGCGAACTTGAGGATCAGGTCGAACAGGTCGCCGGCCTGCTTCTCGCTGACGCCCTTGTCGCCCGCGCCCTTGATGAAGTCGGCGCGGGCGGCGTTGATGACCTTTTCCTTTTTCTTCGAGATCGCCTTAATGATCGAATACGCTTGGCGGAGCGGGATGCTGCCGAGCTCGTTGAGCACGAGCATGACCTGCTCCTGGTAGACCATGATGCCGTAGGTCTCTTCGGTGAGGCGGTCGACGATCTCGTGGACCTTGGGCACGGCTTCGGTGCCGTGCTTGCGGTGGTTGTAGTTGGGGATGAGCTCCATCGGGCCGGGGCGGTAGAGCGCGTTGGCAGCGATGAGGTCGGTGAGGCGGTCGGGCTTCATCGACATGAGCAGGCCGCGCATGCCGCCGGATTCGAACTGGAACACGCCGGCCGTTTCGCCGCGGGCGAAGAGCTCGAGGACGCGGGCGTCGTCGTACTCCAGGCGTTCGAGGTCGAGCGGGTCGTCGGGGCTTTCGGGGTCGGCCCCGACCGACTCGAGGATCATCTCTTCGCTGAGCGACTGCTTCACGAGCAGCTTGCCGCGCTCGATGATCGAGAGGGTGCGCAGGCCCAGGAAGTCCATCTTGAGGAGGCCGACTTTTTCGCAGGTCGGGCCGTCCCACTGGGTGACGATGGTGTCTTCGCCGCCCGAGCCCTTGCTGCCGGGGGCTTTGTAGAGCGGGACGATGTTGTCGAGGGGCTGGGTGGCGACGATGACGCCCGCGGCGTGGACGCCGGCGTGGCGGGCGAGGCCTTCGAGGCGCTGGGCGGTCTGGTAGACGTCGTTGATCTGCGGCTGGTCTTCGCAGAGCTTGCGCAGGTCGGGCTCTTGTTCGAGGGCGCTGTCTAGGGTGGTCTTCAGGCCGTCGCCGATGAGCTTGCAGACCTTGTCGACGTCGCCGAGCGGGAGGTCCATCACCCGGCCGACGTCGCGGATGGCGGCGCGGGCTTTGAGGGTTCCGAAGGTGATGATCTGGGCGACGTGGCCGTATTTGTCGCGGACGAACTTGATCAGGTCGCCCCGGCCGTCCTGGCACATGTCGATATCGATATCGGGGTATTCGGTGCGGTCCGGGTCGGTGAAGCGTTCGAACAGCAGGCCGTATTCGACCGGGCAGGCGTTGGACAGGCCCAGGCAGAACCCGGTCATGGTGCCGACGCCGGAGCCACGGGCGAGCACGGGGATGTCGCGGGCACGGGCTTCGTTGGTGAAGTCCCAGACGATCATGAAGTACGCCGAGATGAGCTTGTCCTTGAGGACCTTGAGCTCACGCTCCATCCGGGCGCGGTGTTCTTCCTGCAGCGGGTCGGCGTTCCAGTCTTCCGGCGCACCGTAACGCCAGATCGCGCCGGCCTCGGTGAGCAGACGCAGCGCCCCGTCGCACTGCTCTTTCAGGTCGTCTTCCGAGTCGGTGTCGTTCTCGCTGTCGAACGGCTCGACGCGGATCGTCTCGCAGAACTTCTTGTACCACGCGGTCGAGCCGGCGGGGTGTTCGCAGGTCTTGCTGAACCGCTCGATGACTTTCAGAGCGCCCTTGCTCTCGGTGGGTAGCGTGGGCAGGTCGGTCTCGATGCGGACAACCGGCGCGTGGTTCGCATCAAAGTCGATCTCGACCTCGCAGCGGTCGGCGATCTTGCGGGTGTTGTGGATCGCCTCGGGGTGCTTCTCGCCGAAGTGGTCCCACATCTCGTCGGCCGACTTGACGTAGAGGTCTTTGGGGTAGTGCAGCCGGCTGGGGTCGGACTTGATCTTGCCCATCGAGATGCAGCACAACGAGTCGTGGGCGTCCCAGTCGTCGGCGGTCATGAAGTGCGCATCGTTGTCACACACCAAGGGCAGGCCGAGCTCTTCCGCAAGGCGGGCGATGTGCGGGTTGAGGTCGCGCTGCAGCTGTTCTTCGTGGTGCTGCATCTCCAGGAAGAAACGCGGCTCGCCCTTGTCGTTGGGCTTGAAGATGGATTGGTGCCACTTGGCTTCCGCGACCGCGTTCTTCCAGTGCGACGGGTCGTTGGTCTGGTGGAACTGCTTGAGGTGGTAGGCGAGCGACGAGCCGAGGTGGCCGTTGATCGCGATGAGGCCATCGGACCAATCGGTCAGGGTCGACTTGTCCATCCGCGGCTTGAAGTAGAAGCCGTTGAGGTAGGCGTCGGATGAGAGCTTGAGCAGGTTCTGCCAGCCCTGTTGGTTTTCCGCGAGGAGTACGAGGTGGAACCCGCCGTCGGACACGCCGGTGAACTCGCGGTTGGTCCGGTCGCTGGGCTTGCCGTTGACGTCCGGGGCGACGTACGCCTCGATGCCGAGGATGGGCTTGATGCCTTCCTTCTTGGCGAGGTTGTAGAACTCCACGGCGTTGTGCAGGTTGCCGTGGTCGGTCACGGCGACGGCGTCCATGCCCAGCTCCTTCACACGCTTCACCAAGCGGTCCAGCCGGTTCGCGCCGTCGAGCAGCGAGTACTGGCTGTGCAGGTGCAGGTGAACGAAGGAA
Protein-coding regions in this window:
- the dnaE gene encoding DNA polymerase III subunit alpha, yielding MAKAPSPNSFVHLHLHSQYSLLDGANRLDRLVKRVKELGMDAVAVTDHGNLHNAVEFYNLAKKEGIKPILGIEAYVAPDVNGKPSDRTNREFTGVSDGGFHLVLLAENQQGWQNLLKLSSDAYLNGFYFKPRMDKSTLTDWSDGLIAINGHLGSSLAYHLKQFHQTNDPSHWKNAVAEAKWHQSIFKPNDKGEPRFFLEMQHHEEQLQRDLNPHIARLAEELGLPLVCDNDAHFMTADDWDAHDSLCCISMGKIKSDPSRLHYPKDLYVKSADEMWDHFGEKHPEAIHNTRKIADRCEVEIDFDANHAPVVRIETDLPTLPTESKGALKVIERFSKTCEHPAGSTAWYKKFCETIRVEPFDSENDTDSEDDLKEQCDGALRLLTEAGAIWRYGAPEDWNADPLQEEHRARMERELKVLKDKLISAYFMIVWDFTNEARARDIPVLARGSGVGTMTGFCLGLSNACPVEYGLLFERFTDPDRTEYPDIDIDMCQDGRGDLIKFVRDKYGHVAQIITFGTLKARAAIRDVGRVMDLPLGDVDKVCKLIGDGLKTTLDSALEQEPDLRKLCEDQPQINDVYQTAQRLEGLARHAGVHAAGVIVATQPLDNIVPLYKAPGSKGSGGEDTIVTQWDGPTCEKVGLLKMDFLGLRTLSIIERGKLLVKQSLSEEMILESVGADPESPDDPLDLERLEYDDARVLELFARGETAGVFQFESGGMRGLLMSMKPDRLTDLIAANALYRPGPMELIPNYNHRKHGTEAVPKVHEIVDRLTEETYGIMVYQEQVMLVLNELGSIPLRQAYSIIKAISKKKEKVINAARADFIKGAGDKGVSEKQAGDLFDLILKFAGYGFNKSHSTGYAIVAYQTAYLKTYFPIQYMAAVLTYESVNTEKVVEYIDECKKVLLPNGQRGVEVKPPDINLSDVAFTVVYAPGEKRDPNHGHIRFGLSAVKGLGVKAIQSMIDERRANGPFTSLYDFCERVSSKVINRSSVEALIKCGAFDALHGIEKRSAMVASIEEAMKSGAQEAELRSSGSFLFGDVDAQRKEEEKTQPVKTLAECPEWTKKECLDFEKEVMGLYVSSHPLQEYAEQLERFSQTSIPDIYGLPAQQEIIVGGMLSRVRPTMVKNGRSAGSKMAMLTLEDSKSNKIDAVCFADTYATCSNALEMDAVVFLQGKVDRRREEPNIIVDKVIPIDQAHLKLTRTVKVVIEDTPDCDLNGESKQQLNKLREVFRQGAMRANGSAAEVVLELHQEGTVVELRLNGLRVSPDDMLLASAETIMKGLPGRTARCELHGAPKINRRRSIERHGEVKSEGDLAFAMHDDGGMSIDRLDN